One Larus michahellis chromosome 11, bLarMic1.1, whole genome shotgun sequence genomic region harbors:
- the GFRA3 gene encoding GDNF family receptor alpha-3 → MGLALLLGLLLSRAGHLLALPRSDCIAAEQQCLSDSTCNATYRILENCALAKTRLLPLDHDSRVRCLNAELDLGNSSLLHCRCHRRMKRQEHCLRIFWTVHSSVTDGYFNLETSPYENPASEEHWKTDYNKLAALLSGSQLAGDATNPCLKATHVCNLSKKCVRLRTDYASICTRGAGSEDTCDRRKCHRGLRNFFEKVPEDFTKRILFCPCQDELCGERRRKTIVPDCSFQYNTKPNCLWLLDSCLEDHICKSRLADFQQNCQPADTSPDGCSQHNHAACLQAYMGMIGTPMTPNYVSNSSVEISLWCTCESSGNQKEKCDQILGMFENNKCLENTIWSQMHLKQTALERQEDLFYSSSLSFQGDSASTALASEMSQVAEGKTQRDMSEHSSMPMASSVYSGAAVSWPSLTLFLPLLLSPH, encoded by the exons ATGGGGCTcgccctgctcctggggctgctcctctCCCGAGCCG GACACCTCCTGGCTCTGCCAAGGAGCGACTGCATCGCAGCAGAACAGCAGTGCCTCTCCGACTCTACCTGCAACGCAACCTACCGGATCCTGGAAAACTGCGCCCTGGCCAAGACTCGCCTCCTTCCCCTGGACCATGACAGCAGGGTCAGGTGTCTGAACGCGGAACTGGACCTCGGGAACAGCTCTTTGCTGCACTGCAGGTGTCACCGGCGCATGAAGAGACAGGAGCACTGCTTACGCATTTTCTGGACCGTTCACTCCAGCGTGACAGATG GTTATTTCAATTTGGAGACCTCTCCCTATGAGAATCCAGCAAGTGAAGAACACTGGAAGACAGATTATAATAAACTGGCAGCTCTGTTATCAG GCTCACAGTTAGCAGGAGATGCAACAAATCCATGCCTGAAAGCAACTCACGTCTGTAACCTGAGCAAGAAGTGTGTTCGTCTGCGCACAGACTACGCCTCCATCTGCACCAGGGGAGCAGGAAGCGAGGACACGTGTGACCGCCGCAAATGCCACAGAGGGCTAAGGAATTTCTTTGAGAAAGTCCCTGAGGATTTCACCAAAAGGATTCTATTCTGTCCATGTCAAGATGAACTTTGTGGAGAACGACGCCGGAAAACTATTGTTCCCGATTGTTCCTTCCAGTATAACACCAAGCCCAACTGCCTCTGGCTTCTGGACTCCTGCTTAGAAGACCATATTTGCAA aTCCCGGCTGGCTGACTTCCAGCAGAATTGTCAACCTGCAGACACATCTCCAGATGGTTGCTCGCAGCACAACCACGCTGCGTGCCTGCAGGCTTACATGGGGATGATCG GCACACCCATGACACCCAACTACGTCAGTAACTCCAGCGTGGAGATCTCCCTGTGGTGCACATGTGAGAGCAGTGGCAACCAGAAGGAGAAGTGTGACCAGATACTCGGCATGTTTGAGAACAACAAATGCCTTG AAAATACCATTTGGTCTCAAATGCACCTGAAGCAGACAGCTCTAGAAAGACAGGAAGACTTATTTTATTCATCTTCCCTAAGCTTCCAAGGAGACAGTGCCAGCACAGCTCTTGCTTCAGAAATGTCCCAG GTGGCTGAAGGGAAGACACAGCGAGACATGTCCGAACACAGCAGTATGCCCATGGCCTCCTCTGTATATTCTGGAGCTGCTGTTTCTTGGCCGTCTCTGACTCTGTTCCTGCCCCTGTTGCTGAGCCCACATTAA